The stretch of DNA GCAGGGGACCCATTTTCTTATGTGACCCTGTGCTTGGCGACTGTGGCCAGGTGTATGTGCCCGCTGAATGCCTGACAGCGTAtgctcgtctcctccttcctGTCGCTGACATCATAACACCGAACCAGTGGGAGGCGCTTTGGCTGTCACGCCAAGACATCCTATCGACACCAGATGTCTTCAATGCAAACAATTGTCTTGAGGATAAAACTGTACAAAACGTCGCATCTGATTCGTTGCCTCAAAACGCCGGAAGTGGCTGGCAGCCCTTCAGCAGTCCCGGGGGatcagcggcggaggaacgGCCAACGCTTTCAGATGCGCTCCGCCTCGTAAACAGGCTCCACGCCTTTGGACCTGAGATTGTCATTATAACGTCTATGGAACTTTCTGGTGAAGGCAGCCAGTTGGTTTCTGAAGAAGCCGGGGAAACGTCACGCCAGACGGGGGAAGGCGAGCCATCCACAGATTCCTCCCCTTACCTGTATCTGATCGCCTCCCGCCAGCGCAGGGATGCTCCGCGGTGCACGCCTGCTTGCTGGGATGAGACCTCCGTAAGACTAGTTGGACTTTCTACTGCTGCCACCCTGCAGGGCGACCAGAAATCATCAAtatctgctgctgctgctgctgcatctcGGTCACCTGATGGGATGCAAGTGAACATCGACTGTTGCGAAGACCGTTGGAGGCAGAACGAGCACGGTACCAGCATGTCGGGAAGAATCCAAGAGGCAAGACAGCGGCtatcgtcttcgtcgccgcctggaGATGAGTCCGAGGCAGATTTGCCCCCGGCGTCGGTGTCGGTGGAGCTGGGCTCTCCTTCCGCATGCCGCGAAATAACGCGAGAGCAACAACCGGGCACGGGGCTCACACAGGACGAGGAAGATGACGTCGTGTATGTGGTCCGCTTTCCCAAGCTGCAGACGAATCTGTGTGGCACGGGAGATGCCTGGGCTGCCCTGTTTTTGGCGGCTTTCCACGAATCTCGCTtctgtcttcgccgcgccgttGAGACTGCGGTAGCTGGTACCCAGGTGAGATAAAGCTGAGGGATGTGACAAAAGCATCCCGAACATGCCGCGCTAACATAGCAACCGTATCAGTGGTGTCTATCCGAGTGCGGATCTCTCTGAGAAACTAGCGGCAAAATGGGAATCACAGTGCAAGAGTGGGACGGCGTAGCAGAACCATACTACTTACTCACTTTTGACAGGCTCTGACTGCGCGAACGTCATAAATCGGTGCCCTTTGCTGGTTGCTGAGGACtcttttttttgtctttttcAGGCGGCAATCCTCCATACTGTCAGTCTCCATGGAACACAAAGTGAATGTATTGACATTGTAGGCAGCCGGAGCGCTGTTGATGCAGCTCCTATCGTTcacagggcgaggcggatcGAGCGCAAGCTTAAGGCGTAGACTAGGGAATAGGTCGTGCCAACACCTTCTTGTTCCCTGCTGCGAAAGCCTGTCGACAACAGGCGGCCGAGGCATGAAACGAACCGTTCCACTCACACTCTCACGCGAAGGGTCGGACAAATGCACTTCTGTTTCCGTACCGGTCGGCTATTCGCTTCGTACGACGGGTCTGCACGCCCTGGTTAGCTTCTCTTTTCAGTGAACTGGAAGTGACTCCTAGGGAGCTGGCAATGAATCCATCCCCTTCACCTAGTATCAGAGCTTGCTTTCGTTCCTCGCAGACAAGCTGCGAATGTTGGCTGTGTAACGCGGACATGTCTGCTTGATAGCAGTTCTTGTCTCTGCCTCACCAATCTCGCTTAGGAAACGCTAACGACTGTGCTGGGTAAAGATATTTCAAAACTGCACCGTTTGAGGCTCTCACCAGAAAAAAGGCCAACGTGCCAAACGACGGCAGCTCCCTGACGACAGAAGGAAGGAAAATGCAGAACTAATATTTGTCTCATTGAATGCTGCTGCTGTTCCAGTTCGGTAACCGTGCGGcatttcttctctcttcactCATGAAACTGTTAAACGTAAACTTTATACCCAGTGTCCTATACATATTCGCCGTTTCAACAGGCAGATGGGTCCAGCGCCAAAAGTGTGTAGCACTACTATTTTCGTCGCGCTTGCCCCCATCATGACTGAagataacaggtcagatacAGGTATGGGGGCTCACATGGACAGTCTtcgcggaagaagacaacACACGACATCAATGCAGTTGAAGGAGGACTTGAACGCCCATAAGGTTGAATGCCCAATTTATGACGGCTAAAGTCAGTCCATTCATAACAGAAGAAACTCAATGAAGCGCGAACCACTGCTTGCCTCCCTCCTCCGAAGAGGCATACCCAATTTGTAATCACGCGGTGGTGCCCTCTACAAGGCGTCGTCCACCATaatgcagcagacgcagattCCGAGGAGGCATTACTGATGCGCGAAAATACACCAGAGATATCGAACACCTACTGCATAAGACAAAGAGAGGGTAGATAAAAGGTTACAGACAGCTCGTTGCGTCCCGGCATTGTGGCAATTAACTTGAGTTATAAAGTAATTTCAAGTGTAGCGCCAGCGAACTACCGCACGATTCCAGGACACGGTACTACCGGCGTCGTTTGTCCCCGGCACGAGTCACGAAATTTCTCTGCGAGTGAATGCAAACCTCTAAGCACACGATCTCTCAACTTGAAGCAGTCGAACGCGATGCAAAAATGAACTGTTCTACTGCCGTAAGCAAACAAACCCACTAGGGTAGAGAATGCATCCGGTTTCTGATGTCGTGATACCATAAACAAACCTCCACACAGACGGAAGGACTACATTTTATCTCTCCAGAAGCATCTCCTGCATGCTGTGGGATCATGCAAGAGCAGTGGATTTGATCAGACACCGTGTGCTGAACCCTGCCTGAAAGGAAGACCTGTGGCGTCCGCATACGTCACGGCACGTGAATGACCTCTCCGTTTCACCGATGCTTCAGTAAGTACTGCTTGTCCCCGTTCACGCCCGACGCTGCCAGTTCTTAATTCGGCCTACCAACACTGCCATGATCCTCATTACCAGAGGAAGGAGCTCCATCCCCTGCTGTTACGCCGCGTCCCATACGCCCGGCAGCAACCCGGAAGGACAGCCCACACACAGCGCCTCAATGAAGCAAGTGTGATGCAGCCGGAACTACACAAACAACGGCTACCTGATGTGGCAGTGACGATCTACTCTTCCTGAGAGAAACTGTGTCGCGGGATACCGTTTGGGGGAAAAGAAATTGAAACCTTTAGCCCGTTTCCGCAGTTTACCTTTTCGACATGAGAGAATACCGGAACATACACtctgaagccgcgcagctgagCCATTCGATAGAGCGATGATAGGCAGAGGAGGACTGCATCGGACACGAAAAGACCACGAGAAGGTGGACGAAAGTTTCCTTGTTCGGGCGTCCAAAAGCTTCTCTCTAGTTCGAGTCGTCTCTACTAGAGGCTGTCTTCGACTTGAAAGTGACGGTTTTCATGTTTTTTGACGCAACATTCGGGGTCTTAGGGGCACGCTTCAGAGCGCTTTTCAAGCCAACTGCCCTCTCAAACGAGAATTCGGGCACTTTCAGTGAAGCCGAATCGACGCTGCGtagctcctcctcctccgttgTGAGACCAGATTGGTCCTCAAGTGCTGCACGGcagactgcggaggcgagcatGAGTGCTAACCCAGTGGCAATGGCAACTGTTACACGCAATAAGAATGGTTTCGTGGAGCTCTTCGCCACCGATTTCGGGCGCAAACTCCTGCGTATGGAGACATCCCTCTCGGGCAAATCCTCAACTgggtctgcggcggccctACCGTCGTGCGGACTGAATGACGACGTAGACGACGAATGTGGCACGACGTCTGCCGGGTCTCCCAGAACGCCCTgcttcccctcccccctcgcaTCTACTGGTTCGGTCGTGTTTTGCTGACCCTCCGTGTCTGAGAAATCTGCGGACGAGAAGTGGTGCCCTTGTGAAGATAGAGGGTGCGTCTGCCGACTCTGGCTCACATCGGTCGCTAGTCTCCCCAGGCCGTCGCTGGCCATTAGctcgagtctccgcgcccgtccGTGTggagcagagaagacagcgagtgGGGTTTTTACTGGTGAAGTCGTCTCTCCAAACTCAACCGCTGAGTACAAGCCTTCATCTGACGGTTGCTCTGCTGCGAGGTGGGGACTCCGAGCATTAATGTGTGACTCTCTGTCCTCGACGCTTTTGTTCAAAAAAAAGGGATGCCCCCCCGCGGGCATCGAACGCGGCTCTTCCTTCTTTTGAGAAGAATTGAGTTTGTTGTCATCATTTGGATTGGAAGGCCCTGATGCCCTGTGGTGCCCTACCTCCCCTTCATCATCCCCTGGTGCTGCTCCGTCTTTTGCTACATACATCTCATCCTCGCTCAACCAGGCGCGTGTGCCGAGTCTGGACTCCCTCTCTTGGAGGTCGAGGCTGCTAACACCGCCCAGTTGAACTGAAGCACCCTCCGTCCCCCTTCTTTGCGAAGGTGTGCCAACATAAGGCTTAGCCTCTTGCGGGACAGCGGAGGAAATTGAAAACAGGGAACTGGAGGCGACGACAAAAAAGGTGAGCGCCAAATATGAAATCCAGCGGATAGAGGGGGAACACCACATCATTCACTACACTGACGGAAGAGGGACGCTCTTCAGGGACCGGCAAGATGGAACCGTACCCCATTCCCAGTATCATTAGGCTTTTGTACTAACCGCTCAGACCATTTGATTTGAATCTGGTTTGTCTTGGCTGAACAGTGCGTGCTCCACGATGTCCTAATTTGGTGGagttaaatccagaggcaactggTGCGTTGTCAGAGGTCTTGCAACACGAAGCACTACGATGATGAGCAGGAAATCCGCACGGCATTCAGCAATATAGAGGCAAAAACAAGGCACTGCATTCTGGACTGCTTGTTCGGTCAGCTAGGCCACGCATACCCCCACACGGTCACTTTCATTGCCTCTGGCTGATGCACCGGCGGGTCTTATACTCGCTGTCGCCCCTGTGAACAGGCCGGTGAAGAGAAAGTGTTTAGAAAACAAGGCCTTTGAAGCAAAACGCAGACGGGCAGGTAGAGGCTCTGCCACGGCATACAGGGTCTATGAAAAAGGAAGAAAGGCACGAGCTGCGTTTACTGCGAAGGACAGGGAAACCCAGACCTGAGATCACGCCAGTCGAGAGTATTTCGTTCTAGCTCTTGTGTGTTAACGCGCGAGGATCTACTCCACTGACGGAAAACCGAGAGGGGAAGGGAACCAGCCAGGATTAGCGCGACGAGATTAAGCTGGCCTGCTCTAGTGGCAGTCCGTTCGGTCGGCGTCGCAGTCCGTTCGGTCGGCGTCGCAGTCCGTTCGGTCGGCGTCGCAGTCCGTTCGGTCGGCGTCGCAGTCCGTTCGGTCGGCGTCGCACTCCGTTCGGTCGGCGTCGCAGTCCGTTCGGTTGGCGTCGCACTCCGTTCGGTCGGCGTCGCTAAAAAAGCGAACAACCGCATCACACTAGCCGCAGCGTGGCTCCCCAAGATGACCGAATAGTGCGAATGACAACACATGGATTAAGAGCGTCACCCGAGAGGAAACGACAAGCATTACGGTCAGGGGGGGGTTGGGGTGGAAGgtgcacacacatatatggGAGCCATACGTGCCGTCCACTTCTAGTTATGCCCATAAAACTAGCGACGTCACAGCTGACTGGCGCGTTTTAATTAGGGAGAGAAAACGTAGGGCTGGATGGCATAGCCCTGTACTTTTTCCATACTGCTTTTTGCCCGGATGTTCGCATGGTGTCACCGCCCTCGATCCGCCTCAGGCGAAATGCCAAATAGGGCCCGCGTCGCGTGAGAGCCTGGCAAATATGGTCAGCTCGAAAAATGCGGAATCTCGTAGAGACTAGAGATCTCTCGAAATGACATTGAGAAGTGGAAGGGGGAAGAGAAGGAGTGTCGAATTGCCCTGCCTGGCACTGCTCTGCACACCTGAACGTGCACGCCCGTATGGTCAGCCTGCTGGTGCTGCCTTCCGGATCAAGTTGTCTACCAAGCGAAACTTATCACTCCGCAAGGAATCCACAGGTTTATTGTATCGTTTCTTCTTCACGTTTTTGTCTTCCACGTATCTCCCTGTTTCTGCGTCCACGGTTTCTTTGTTATCGCCCGTCAGACGGCGACTCGGCCGTTGCGGCGGTGGCGGTGCCCCGGGTGTGTCGGGTACATGAGCCACGACGAGGAACGTGCCGCTTGTCGTtcgagcgagaaaaagagcGTGCTGGTGGGCATCTATCGCACAGGATCAGAGAATGAAGGACCAAAGACTAGCTGCTTCAAGCTACCGGTGTCCCGGTAGAGCACGCGCGACGTCAGGCCAAGTAACCGGGAGCTgcctggcggcgctcgccaaAACGAACAGACGCCCCGCTCCCCCCGTCCCTGGAGGACATTACCTATACAACGCTCATTTGCCTGCTCTCAGGGGCCGGAACGCGCGTCTGACTTTTCCTGTCGAACTCTGTGCCTTGTTATGTGGGGAGCTTCTTGAGATGCCAACTCTCGTGAGGAACGTTTAGCGTCGCCGCATATCGAATGCAGTACGGCATTAACGTCCATCGCGTTGTCAGCAGCGGCCAAAGTATGCGCTCCATTTTGGCACTTTATCTAGCTCGCTCGGAGCTCGTTATTTTCCGCTCGACTAGCTCCCCTTGGGCTTGCCACCTTTTGCCATCGAGCTGCTTATCTGCCGCGTGCCACGAAGCGTACCAGGTTGCGTGAGAAATCCCACAAGCTGCATTTCTCCACGGAGCTCCTCGCCTTTCTGGATGATGACTCCCTCTTTCGAGCTGCGTTTGTGTCTGATGGACCGACACAGCCACGATGCACACAAAGGCATGATTTGTCCGCCGCCTTCGAACCACAGCGCTTGATGTACGACGAGGGTAAGGCCACCAGTCCCTCCTCAGACCCTGTCAGTCGACCGTGTTcgccacgcggcgcgagcgagtgGCGCAATGGAtagcgcgtcgccctccggaGGCGGAGGTTGCGGGTTCGAGtcccgtctcgctctctatatatctggCACTGCACCTCAGATTTATCGGTCATTGTAAATGTCGGCGGCTCCCTCGCGGAGGAAGGGAAGCATATTTTCCATTGCACTCTGAGTAATCAACCGCTTTTATATCTGATGAGCAACCCCCATTCGCACGCGGGCTCACGCAGTTTTCGGTGAGCCAGgcttctgcagcgtcgccggaACC from Besnoitia besnoiti strain Bb-Ger1 chromosome V, whole genome shotgun sequence encodes:
- a CDS encoding pyridoxal kinase (encoded by transcript BESB_062920) translates to MLQGTEEDGADGGVRGTKRCRKDDAGDASARLLPSILCLQSHVVRSCVGGPAFTFPLQHRGFQVGCIYTTQFVDMYVHKGTVLTPLALRTLLDGVAPTSEAIRRTEDRHNRSLRTVCGHPGSAPARACRGGEPCSDCPPTRNEAECFSDSSIDSTLAPDNPESRKLKGWSTRPHDYIASGFIGNVPLIAEFSRWLRRIRGFYAAGQCRGPIFLCDPVLGDCGQVYVPAECLTAYARLLLPVADIITPNQWEALWLSRQDILSTPDVFNANNCLEDKTVQNVASDSLPQNAGSGWQPFSSPGGSAAEERPTLSDALRLVNRLHAFGPEIVIITSMELSGEGSQLVSEEAGETSRQTGEGEPSTDSSPYLYLIASRQRRDAPRCTPACWDETSVRLVGLSTAATLQGDQKSSISAAAAAASRSPDGMQVNIDCCEDRWRQNEHGTSMSGRIQEARQRLSSSSPPGDESEADLPPASVSVELGSPSACREITREQQPGTGLTQDEEDDVVYVVRFPKLQTNLCGTGDAWAALFLAAFHESRFCLRRAVETAVAGTQAAILHTVSLHGTQSECIDIVGSRSAVDAAPIVHRARRIERKLKA
- a CDS encoding hypothetical protein (encoded by transcript BESB_062930) is translated as MWCSPSIRWISYLALTFFVVASSSLFSISSAVPQEAKPYVGTPSQRRGTEGASVQLGGVSSLDLQERESRLGTRAWLSEDEMYVAKDGAAPGDDEGEVGHHRASGPSNPNDDNKLNSSQKKEEPRSMPAGGHPFFLNKSVEDRESHINARSPHLAAEQPSDEGLYSAVEFGETTSPVKTPLAVFSAPHGRARRLELMASDGLGRLATDVSQSRQTHPLSSQGHHFSSADFSDTEGQQNTTEPVDARGEGKQGVLGDPADVVPHSSSTSSFSPHDGRAAADPVEDLPERDVSIRRSLRPKSVAKSSTKPFLLRVTVAIATGLALMLASAVCRAALEDQSGLTTEEEELRSVDSASLKVPEFSFERAVGLKSALKRAPKTPNVASKNMKTVTFKSKTASSRDDSN